The Methanobrevibacter sp. TMH8 region TTTCATACATCTAGAAAATTCATCTTGGAATTCAGCGAAAACAGACAAAATATCTCCTTCAAGATCACCATAATCTCTATCTTTAGCTTTATCAGCTATATTTAGCATGGATTGGTTGATTTTTTCTCTGATTTCAATGCCTTTAGGATTAGGTTCTTCAGTTTTAACAACACCTTCAGAAATAGCTTTATCGAGAACATCTGCACCTTTTTGGGAAAACACTTCTACAAAAGTAGCTTTTCCAGCTAATGGACCTATAACTCCCCAGTTTCCAAGAGCCATATCTGCCATTTGAGGTATATTTACGTCACATCTTTGACAATTAGTTCTTCGACCCCAGCCATTTTCTTCAAGTTCATCAATACTTATTTCTTTTTCATCATTTTTGGTTTCAATGATTAATTTACCTTTTGCAATTTCTTCTTTAACTACATCATCAGGGTTTAATTCAAAAATTTCATCAATCATGATTCTAGTTTTATTTGGAGGCATTGTTCCTCCACAATTTACACCAACCATGATTAAATTATCTTCTATAACTCTTCCCTTCTTAATAAGTTCTCTTAAAGTCATTGCATCACATGGTTTACATGTTACAGCAACTTTTATATCTTTTAAACCATCTAAATATCTTTCAACAACTTTAGCTAAGTTAACTGTACCACAATGGAGAGAACCTGCAGATTTTTCTATATCGTTAGGATCAGTTATTAATGTAGGAACAGCATCATATAAATCTACACCTTCTTCAACAGCTAATACTGCATCAACAATACCTTTTTCAAGCATGTATTTCATTAGTGTAGTTACAGCTCCACCATATTCCCCTTTGCTAGCTATGTCATCATCAGCAGACCACATATAACACATATCATTTACTTTTACTGACATTGAAATCACTCCATTTTTTCAACAGAAACTGCACAGACTTTTAATTCTGCCATTTTAGATTTAGGATCTAATTCTCTACCTGTTGTTAAATAGTTAGCAGCACATTCAAAGAAGTGCATTGGAATATTTACTTCTCCTTCCATAATGTCTGGTGTCACTCTTGCAGGAATTTCAATTTCCCCTCTTCTAGATTTTACTTTAACAGTTTCTCTGTTTAAAATACCTAATTTTTTAGCATCTTTATCATTAATTTCTACATAACCAGTAGGTAATTCATTATCTAAAGTTTTACATCTTCTAGTCATACTTGCATGATAGTGGAACAAAGTTCTTGTAGTAGTTAAAACTAATGGATAATCATTATCTGGAAGTTCAGAAGGACCAATATAATCAGCAGGTTCAAATACACCTAATCCATCAGGATGTGCAAATTTATCTACATGCATAAGTCCTTGACCAGGATGTTCTTCATCAGGACATGGCCAATGTAATGCTTCTGGTTTTTCTAATCTTTCATATGTCATTCCTCTGTATTGAGGAGTGATCATTCTCATTTCATCAAATATTTCTTGAGCATTATTATATGTGAATTGTTCTGGTTCTGCACCCATTCTAACAGCTATTTCTTTCATAATCTCCCAATCATATTTTGCTTCACCAGGAGCTTCAACAGCTTTACGAACTCTTTGAACTCTTCTTTCACCATTGGTGAAAGTACCTTCTTGTTCACCCCAACCTGCAGCTGGGAAAACAACATCAGCATATCTAGCTGTTTCTGACATGAAAATATCTTGAACAACTAAAAAGTCTAAATTCTCCATAGCTTCAATAACATGATTTGTATCAGGATCTGAAAGAACTGGATCTTCACCTGTAATATACATAGCTTTAATGTTACCATCAGCAGCAGCATGCATCATTTCAACAACAGTTAAACCTGGTGCACACCCATCAAGTGTACAAGTCCAATTTTGCTCAACAACTCTTTGAGCATCCTCATTAACAACTTTTTGGTATCCTGGATAGTCAGTAGGAAGAGCACCCATATCACAAGCACCTTGTACGTTATTTTGGCCTCTAAGTGGGTTAACACCAGAACCAATTTTACCAATATTACCAGTTAACATAGCTAAGTTTGCATTAGCCATAACATTATCAGCCCCATGCCTATGTTCTGTAATACCTAATGAATAAACAATAGCTGCATTTTCTGCTTTTGCATACATTAAAGCTGCTTCTTTAATTTTTTCTGGATCAGTTTCAGCTAATTCTGCAACATAATCTAGATCATATTTAGCTACAGTTTCTTTAAGTCTCTGATAGTTTTTAGTTCTATTTTTAATAAACTCATCATCTTGTAAATCATTATCAATGATAATTTTCATCATTGCATTTAATAATGGTACATCTCTACCAGACCTAAATTCGATATACATATCAGCTAATTTTGCTGTTGGAGTATAACGTGGGTCAGCAACAATAATTTTTGCTCCATTTTTCTTAGCCCTAATAACTCTTCTACCAAACAATGGATGAGCTTCCATATTGTTAGAACCAATTATAAATATAACATCAGCACTTTCAATACTTATGAAATCATTTGTCATAGCACCTGAACCAAATGTTCTAGCAAGTCCTGCTACAGTAGGTCCGTGACAAATTCTTGCACAATGATCCACATTGTGAGTACCAATAACTTTACGAGCAAATTTTTGAGTAATATAAATATTTTCATTTGGAGATCTTGCACAAGCTAAAAATCCAATATCATCTGGGTTATTAGCTTTAATTTCACCAAGCTTGGATGCAACTAAATCTAAAGCTTCATCCCATTCAGCTTCTCTAAATTCTCCATTTTCTTCTTTAATTAATGGCTTTGTAAGCCTATCTTCTCTATGAATAAATTCATGAGCGAACATTCCTTTAGGACATAATTTTCCTTCATTTACTGGATGTCTTTTCCATGGTTCTACACCAACAACCTTTTCATCTACGACAACAAGGTTAAGTCCACATCCAGTTCCACAATATGGACATATTGTAGGAACATATTTCATTTCAACCATTTAATACTCTCCTTAAATGACTTTAATATTAATTTAATAAATTATTTATTATTCTTTTTATTCAATTAGCCTAATAGTGTACTATTAGTGTATTTAAACTAATATTTAAATATTTAAACTAGATTCTTAATAATATTGTAAAATTAAGTCCATAGTTTATTATTTATCAGTTTATTTTATCCAGTTCAATGGTTCATTAAACAGTAGTTCATTAAAATATTTGATTAATAATTTAATTGTTTTATTTATTTTAATTATTAATTATTAATTATTTCATTAACATTTAATTTCATTAACATTTAATTGTTTACTAATCTACATTCAACTATATTAGAATTTATTATACTATTTTATATTATTTATTGATTTAAAGGTCTTTAAATATATAGTTATCTATTAATATTAGCTATTAACAGTTTTAATCCTATTATTACCATTAACATCAAAATCCAAAAAGATTACTCATTTTATTAATAATAGAATAATTTAGATAAATATAGTTATAATAATAAAATATATATTAGTAATACTGAATTAATTTTAGCCATAGTACAGAAATATTATAAAAACTACTTAATTAATAAAATCCATGATAACAATGTAAAAACAGAGTCA contains the following coding sequences:
- a CDS encoding Coenzyme F420 hydrogenase/dehydrogenase, beta subunit C-terminal domain, giving the protein MSVKVNDMCYMWSADDDIASKGEYGGAVTTLMKYMLEKGIVDAVLAVEEGVDLYDAVPTLITDPNDIEKSAGSLHCGTVNLAKVVERYLDGLKDIKVAVTCKPCDAMTLRELIKKGRVIEDNLIMVGVNCGGTMPPNKTRIMIDEIFELNPDDVVKEEIAKGKLIIETKNDEKEISIDELEENGWGRRTNCQRCDVNIPQMADMALGNWGVIGPLAGKATFVEVFSQKGADVLDKAISEGVVKTEEPNPKGIEIREKINQSMLNIADKAKDRDYGDLEGDILSVFAEFQDEFSRCMKCFGCREACPICYCDDCILETRGPDWITKGLIPAAPSFHLGRLVHMADSCTNCGQCEEVCPSEIPVAQFWDAINSKIKAIYGYNTGIEDDSVLSPLSDYPDKGLRD
- the fdhF gene encoding formate dehydrogenase subunit alpha — protein: MVEMKYVPTICPYCGTGCGLNLVVVDEKVVGVEPWKRHPVNEGKLCPKGMFAHEFIHREDRLTKPLIKEENGEFREAEWDEALDLVASKLGEIKANNPDDIGFLACARSPNENIYITQKFARKVIGTHNVDHCARICHGPTVAGLARTFGSGAMTNDFISIESADVIFIIGSNNMEAHPLFGRRVIRAKKNGAKIIVADPRYTPTAKLADMYIEFRSGRDVPLLNAMMKIIIDNDLQDDEFIKNRTKNYQRLKETVAKYDLDYVAELAETDPEKIKEAALMYAKAENAAIVYSLGITEHRHGADNVMANANLAMLTGNIGKIGSGVNPLRGQNNVQGACDMGALPTDYPGYQKVVNEDAQRVVEQNWTCTLDGCAPGLTVVEMMHAAADGNIKAMYITGEDPVLSDPDTNHVIEAMENLDFLVVQDIFMSETARYADVVFPAAGWGEQEGTFTNGERRVQRVRKAVEAPGEAKYDWEIMKEIAVRMGAEPEQFTYNNAQEIFDEMRMITPQYRGMTYERLEKPEALHWPCPDEEHPGQGLMHVDKFAHPDGLGVFEPADYIGPSELPDNDYPLVLTTTRTLFHYHASMTRRCKTLDNELPTGYVEINDKDAKKLGILNRETVKVKSRRGEIEIPARVTPDIMEGEVNIPMHFFECAANYLTTGRELDPKSKMAELKVCAVSVEKME